Proteins from a genomic interval of Kitasatospora kifunensis:
- a CDS encoding sensor histidine kinase codes for MRRKQPVTPQRGSEPRETDRSGQSPAGFSPFAAKPERPLPGAGTPGRLVGSPQEPGGGTDEGATRTSRWEFLAFRNWRVPVRLVAIMLIPVIIALVFGGLRVNTSFDSYVKASQAEKVAELARAATNLADALENERDLSLTPLLTGQDTDGTVAKLRATTDQRLATYRAAYAKVGSTPEITQDDYAFEADVANLAHLRSVAYTPELFANATINAYSVMIGPLLTLDGSVGAGSAAGVNRGRAIYNISQTKSYSSLQRSQMLTLLVGINVHRTTKYENIQLIQDLLVASSIQQNSLAGFQTGASPDDAHVYANALVAEANADTHLPLRMPDNQTLPSVTGLMSIGLAYQQAAQDGLSNGQDVAASAAASAQAAGLTPANWLQATQSELNPLRVTETSLLNSVVNDAVTAKNNAQTDAILNASIVIVSLVLAGLLTGFIARSMILGMRVLNSAALEIANHRLPDLVEKLSKTDPDRVDTDVEKIPLWGRDEIGEVARAFDQVHSQAVSLAAEQALLRGNLNAIFSNLSRRSQGLIQRQLALITDLENNEADPDQLENLFKLDHLATRMRRNGENLLVLAGEEPGRRWNTPVPLVDVLRAAASEVEQYERIELSGIPEAEVIGAAVTDLVHLLAELLENATSFSSPQTRVTVTATRLPDGRVLVEIHDKGIGLTAEDFAEINEKLAEPPTVDASISRRMGLFVVGRLSDRHDVRVQLRPSGESAGTTSLVMLPAALTQMRAMPEPEEEFTVSRIFADQEPASGWDQDGYAARSAAELGFDDNLALGGGAGGFSPALDSMQRSQRLDQRRRAALEAGPGDSAAGEFAGEERDFDGSDFRADDFQGDYPQGDFETAEFTRGEYGQDEALEADFVEAEFVEPEAEQPGYGQRADYGRPAPFAEQGYQAQGHPQAGYQDGGYYADQQQYAEPGYQQQAPQQSYGAYGQQQAAHQQPAHPQAGYQDGGYYADQGAGAYGYQGTSGYQPENGYQADGGYQQAGYQQADNGYQDTAALPQVSERGFDGFAPRAGLGQAQGQAQGQAQGLGRGETPAGHPYGNETPALPAGQSPSLDSGLPQRRPGQQLVGGGLGSRAIGELNTDEQPNWFTGAKDTSAEEAPEVRGHQVSGLGASGPTGPTAWQSANDGAWQRAEQVREPAAGGVTESGLPRRVPKQNLVPGNAKSAASEGPQVSRSPEEVRGRLTNLRRGVAQGRNAGAESGQTGSFRIDPQDMSQPGRPGAGPQNNSTDLFGGSNHQER; via the coding sequence GTGAGGCGTAAGCAGCCAGTCACGCCACAGCGGGGCTCCGAGCCCCGCGAGACGGACCGCAGCGGCCAGAGTCCCGCCGGGTTCTCCCCCTTCGCGGCGAAGCCCGAGCGGCCCCTGCCCGGTGCCGGAACCCCGGGCCGGTTGGTCGGCTCGCCACAGGAGCCCGGCGGCGGCACCGACGAAGGTGCAACGCGGACCAGCCGGTGGGAGTTCCTCGCCTTCCGCAACTGGCGAGTGCCGGTCCGACTGGTCGCGATCATGCTGATACCGGTCATCATCGCGCTGGTCTTCGGTGGTCTGCGCGTCAACACCTCGTTCGACAGCTACGTCAAGGCCAGCCAGGCCGAGAAGGTCGCCGAGCTGGCCCGCGCCGCCACCAACCTGGCCGACGCGCTGGAGAACGAGCGCGACCTCAGCCTGACCCCGCTGCTCACCGGCCAGGACACGGACGGCACCGTCGCCAAGCTGCGGGCCACCACCGACCAGCGGCTGGCCACCTACCGGGCCGCCTACGCCAAGGTCGGCAGCACCCCCGAAATCACCCAGGACGACTACGCGTTCGAGGCGGACGTCGCCAACCTGGCGCACCTGCGCAGCGTCGCGTACACCCCGGAGCTGTTCGCCAACGCCACGATCAACGCCTACTCGGTGATGATCGGCCCGCTGCTCACCCTGGACGGCTCGGTCGGCGCCGGCAGCGCCGCGGGAGTCAACCGCGGCCGCGCCATCTACAACATCTCGCAGACCAAGTCCTACTCCTCGCTCCAGCGCTCCCAGATGCTCACGCTGCTGGTCGGCATCAACGTCCACCGGACCACCAAGTACGAGAACATCCAGCTGATCCAGGACCTGCTGGTCGCCTCGAGCATCCAGCAGAACTCGCTGGCGGGCTTCCAGACCGGCGCCTCGCCTGACGACGCCCACGTCTACGCCAACGCGCTGGTCGCCGAGGCCAACGCCGACACGCACCTGCCGCTGCGGATGCCGGACAACCAGACGCTGCCCAGCGTGACCGGTCTGATGAGCATCGGCCTGGCCTACCAGCAGGCCGCGCAGGACGGTCTGTCCAACGGACAGGACGTGGCCGCCTCGGCCGCCGCGAGCGCGCAGGCGGCCGGCCTCACCCCGGCGAACTGGCTGCAGGCCACCCAGAGCGAGCTCAACCCGCTGCGGGTCACCGAGACCTCGCTGCTGAACAGCGTCGTCAACGACGCCGTCACCGCCAAGAACAACGCCCAGACCGACGCCATCCTCAACGCCTCGATCGTGATCGTCTCGCTGGTGCTGGCCGGCCTGCTCACCGGTTTCATCGCCCGCTCGATGATCCTCGGCATGCGCGTGCTGAACAGCGCCGCGCTGGAGATCGCCAACCACCGCCTGCCCGACCTGGTCGAGAAGCTCTCCAAGACCGACCCGGACCGGGTGGACACCGACGTCGAGAAGATCCCGCTCTGGGGTCGGGACGAGATCGGCGAGGTCGCCCGAGCCTTCGACCAGGTGCACAGCCAGGCGGTGTCGCTCGCCGCCGAGCAGGCCCTGCTGCGAGGCAACCTGAACGCGATCTTCTCCAACCTCTCGCGCCGCAGTCAGGGCCTGATCCAGCGCCAGCTGGCGCTGATCACCGACCTGGAGAACAACGAGGCCGACCCGGACCAGCTGGAGAACCTCTTCAAGCTGGACCACCTGGCCACCCGTATGCGCCGCAACGGTGAGAACCTGCTGGTTCTCGCCGGTGAGGAGCCCGGTCGCCGCTGGAACACCCCGGTCCCGCTGGTCGACGTGCTGCGTGCCGCCGCCTCCGAGGTGGAGCAGTACGAGCGCATCGAGCTCTCCGGCATCCCGGAGGCGGAGGTCATCGGCGCCGCCGTGACCGACCTCGTCCACCTGCTCGCCGAGCTGCTGGAGAACGCCACCTCGTTCTCCAGCCCGCAGACCCGGGTCACCGTCACCGCGACCCGACTGCCGGACGGCCGGGTGCTGGTCGAGATCCACGACAAGGGCATCGGCCTGACCGCCGAGGACTTCGCCGAGATCAACGAGAAGCTCGCCGAGCCGCCCACGGTCGACGCCTCGATCTCCCGCCGCATGGGCCTGTTCGTGGTCGGCCGGCTCTCCGACCGACACGACGTCCGGGTCCAGCTGCGCCCCTCGGGCGAGTCGGCCGGCACCACCTCGCTGGTCATGCTCCCCGCCGCGCTCACCCAGATGCGTGCCATGCCGGAGCCGGAGGAAGAGTTCACCGTCTCCCGGATCTTCGCCGACCAGGAACCGGCCAGCGGTTGGGACCAGGACGGCTACGCCGCGCGCAGCGCGGCCGAGTTGGGCTTCGACGACAACCTCGCACTCGGTGGCGGCGCGGGCGGCTTCAGCCCCGCGCTGGACTCGATGCAGCGCTCGCAGCGGCTGGACCAGCGCCGCCGGGCCGCGCTGGAAGCCGGTCCCGGTGACTCGGCCGCGGGTGAGTTCGCGGGCGAGGAGCGGGACTTCGACGGCTCGGACTTCCGCGCTGACGACTTCCAGGGTGACTACCCGCAGGGCGACTTCGAGACGGCCGAGTTCACCCGTGGTGAATACGGTCAGGACGAGGCCCTCGAGGCGGACTTCGTCGAGGCGGAGTTCGTCGAGCCCGAGGCGGAGCAGCCCGGCTACGGGCAGCGCGCCGACTACGGCCGCCCCGCGCCGTTCGCCGAGCAGGGCTACCAGGCCCAGGGCCACCCGCAGGCCGGCTACCAGGACGGCGGCTACTACGCCGACCAGCAGCAGTACGCCGAGCCGGGCTACCAGCAGCAGGCCCCCCAGCAGTCGTACGGCGCCTACGGGCAGCAGCAGGCCGCCCACCAGCAGCCTGCCCACCCGCAGGCCGGCTACCAGGACGGCGGCTACTACGCCGACCAGGGCGCCGGTGCCTACGGCTACCAGGGCACCTCCGGCTACCAGCCCGAGAACGGCTACCAGGCGGACGGCGGCTACCAGCAGGCGGGCTACCAGCAGGCGGACAACGGCTACCAGGACACCGCCGCCCTCCCGCAGGTCTCCGAGCGCGGCTTCGACGGCTTCGCGCCTCGCGCGGGCCTGGGCCAGGCTCAGGGCCAAGCTCAGGGCCAGGCTCAGGGGCTGGGTCGCGGCGAGACGCCGGCCGGTCACCCGTACGGCAACGAGACCCCGGCCCTGCCGGCCGGCCAGTCCCCCTCGCTCGACTCGGGCCTGCCGCAGCGCCGTCCCGGTCAGCAGTTGGTGGGCGGTGGGCTCGGCTCCCGCGCGATCGGTGAGCTGAACACCGACGAGCAGCCGAACTGGTTCACCGGTGCCAAGGACACCTCGGCCGAAGAGGCCCCCGAGGTGCGCGGCCACCAGGTGTCCGGCCTCGGTGCCTCGGGCCCCACCGGCCCGACCGCCTGGCAGTCGGCCAACGACGGGGCCTGGCAGCGCGCGGAGCAGGTCCGTGAGCCGGCCGCCGGCGGGGTGACCGAATCCGGTCTGCCGCGCCGGGTGCCCAAGCAGAACCTGGTCCCCGGAAACGCCAAGTCGGCTGCCAGCGAGGGACCGCAGGTCTCGCGCAGCCCCGAGGAGGTGCGCGGCCGTCTGACCAACCTGCGCCGTGGTGTGGCCCAGGGCCGCAACGCGGGCGCCGAGTCCGGTCAGACCGGCAGCTTCCGGATCGACCCTCAGGACATGTCCCAGCCGGGTCGCCCCGGGGCAGGACCACAGAACAACAGCACCGATCTCTTCGGCGGCTCGAACCACCAGGAGCGTTGA
- a CDS encoding roadblock/LC7 domain-containing protein: MSQAAQNLNWLITNFVDNTPGVSHTVVVSADGLLLAMSEGFPRDRADQLAAVASGLTSLTSGASRIFEGGDVNQTVVEMERGFLFLMAISDGSSLAVLASPDSDIGLVGYEMALLVDRAGAVLTPALRAELQGSLLH, translated from the coding sequence ATGAGCCAGGCCGCACAGAACCTGAACTGGCTGATCACCAATTTCGTGGACAACACCCCTGGGGTGTCGCACACGGTGGTGGTCTCCGCCGACGGGCTCCTGCTCGCCATGTCCGAGGGATTCCCACGCGACCGCGCCGACCAGCTCGCCGCCGTCGCCTCCGGCCTCACCTCGCTGACCTCCGGCGCCAGCCGGATCTTCGAGGGCGGCGACGTCAACCAGACCGTCGTCGAAATGGAACGAGGCTTCCTCTTCCTGATGGCCATCAGCGACGGCTCCTCCCTCGCCGTCCTCGCCTCCCCCGACTCCGACATCGGCCTGGTCGGATACGAAATGGCCCTGCTCGTCGACCGAGCCGGCGCCGTCCTCACCCCCGCCCTGCGAGCCGAACTCCAGGGCAGCCTCCTGCACTGA
- a CDS encoding DUF742 domain-containing protein: MTPPDDRQGSYGVPYPGTGHDAFGTPGAGQGQSYGRPQYGEYGDPYGRPLPQHGRPNQPVAPPPAQVPPAPAAPQAAEEADSGPLIRPFAMTGGRTRPRYELALEALVSANVDQARLATLLPEHQRICTLCATEVKSVAEVSALLSLPLGVARILVADLAEAGLVAIHQPAAGGESGNQPDVTLLERVLSGLRKL, encoded by the coding sequence GTGACACCGCCCGACGATCGCCAGGGCTCGTACGGAGTCCCGTACCCCGGCACCGGCCACGACGCGTTCGGTACTCCCGGCGCAGGCCAGGGCCAGAGCTACGGCCGACCGCAGTACGGCGAGTACGGCGACCCGTACGGTCGGCCCCTCCCGCAGCACGGTCGGCCGAACCAGCCGGTGGCCCCGCCGCCTGCGCAGGTCCCGCCCGCCCCAGCGGCCCCGCAAGCCGCCGAGGAGGCGGACAGCGGTCCGCTGATCAGACCGTTCGCGATGACCGGCGGCCGCACCCGGCCGCGTTATGAACTGGCCTTGGAGGCACTGGTTTCGGCCAATGTCGACCAGGCTCGACTGGCCACGCTGCTGCCCGAACACCAGCGGATCTGCACGCTGTGCGCCACCGAGGTGAAGTCGGTGGCCGAGGTCTCGGCACTGCTCTCACTACCACTCGGGGTGGCCCGGATCCTCGTGGCCGACCTCGCCGAGGCCGGCCTGGTCGCCATCCACCAGCCCGCCGCCGGGGGCGAATCCGGCAACCAGCCCGACGTCACGCTGCTCGAAAGGGTCCTCAGTGGACTTCGCAAGCTCTAG
- a CDS encoding GTP-binding protein, protein MDFASSSPATAARATTSAKIVVAGGFGVGKTTLVGAVSEINPLRTEAVMTSASAGIDDISKVSGKTTTTVAMDFGRITLDEDLILYLFGTPGQDRFWFMWDDLVRGAIGAVVLVDTRRLADCFPALDYFENSGLPFVVALNGFDGHQPHTPDEVREALQLGPDTPIITLDARRRDSAKSALITLVEHALLARLR, encoded by the coding sequence GTGGACTTCGCAAGCTCTAGCCCCGCGACCGCCGCCCGCGCCACCACCTCCGCGAAGATCGTCGTGGCGGGCGGCTTCGGTGTCGGCAAGACCACCCTCGTCGGCGCCGTCTCCGAGATCAACCCGCTGCGCACCGAGGCCGTCATGACCTCCGCTTCCGCGGGCATCGACGACATCAGCAAGGTCTCCGGCAAGACCACCACCACCGTGGCCATGGACTTCGGCCGCATCACGCTCGACGAGGACCTGATCCTCTACCTCTTCGGCACCCCCGGCCAGGACCGCTTCTGGTTCATGTGGGACGACCTCGTACGCGGCGCCATCGGCGCCGTCGTCCTCGTCGACACCCGCCGCCTCGCCGACTGCTTCCCCGCCCTCGACTACTTCGAGAACAGCGGCCTGCCCTTCGTCGTCGCCCTCAACGGCTTCGACGGCCACCAGCCGCACACCCCCGACGAGGTGCGCGAGGCCCTTCAGCTCGGCCCGGACACGCCCATCATCACGCTGGACGCCCGCCGCCGGGACAGCGCCAAGAGCGCGCTGATCACCCTGGTCGAACACGCCCTGCTCGCCAGACTGCGCTGA
- the cimA gene encoding citramalate synthase, which translates to MTDGSTRHPDDSFHVFDTTLRDGAQREGINLTVADKLTIARHLDDFGVGFIEGGWPGANPRDTEFFARAATELDLRHAQLVAFGATRRAGAEAARDPQLAALVDSGAPVVTLVAKAHDRHVELALRTTLEENLAMVRDSVAYLRSRGRRVFIDCEHFFDGYRANRDYALAVVRTAYEAGADVVVLCDTNGGMLPGGVREIVAEVLAATGARLGIHAQDDTGCAIANTLAAVDAGASHVQCTANGYGERVGNANLFPVVGALEIKYGRSVLPLGKLAEMTRISHAIAEVVNLTPATHQPYVGVSAFAHKGGLHASAIKVDPNLYQHIDPELVGNTMRMLVSDMAGRASIELKGRELGYDLSAERELLGRVVARVKEQENLGYTYEAADASFELLLREEVHGSRLRFFTLESWRTISEQRQEGGTGNEATVKLWAKGERIVATGEGNGPVDALDRALRTALERIYPQLAKLELVDYKVRILEGSHGTGSRTRVLVESADGTATWSTVGVADNVIDASWHALEDAYTYVLLKSGLEPGQD; encoded by the coding sequence ATGACCGACGGCAGTACACGTCACCCCGACGACAGCTTCCACGTCTTCGACACCACCCTGCGCGACGGCGCGCAGCGCGAGGGCATCAACCTCACGGTGGCCGACAAGCTGACCATCGCACGGCACCTGGACGACTTCGGGGTCGGGTTCATCGAGGGCGGTTGGCCCGGTGCCAATCCCCGCGACACCGAGTTCTTCGCCCGGGCCGCCACCGAACTGGATCTTCGGCACGCCCAGTTGGTGGCTTTCGGGGCCACCCGTCGGGCCGGCGCCGAGGCGGCGCGGGATCCGCAGCTGGCGGCGCTGGTCGACTCCGGTGCCCCGGTGGTCACCCTGGTCGCCAAGGCACACGACCGCCACGTGGAACTGGCCCTGCGCACCACGCTGGAGGAGAACCTGGCGATGGTCCGGGACAGCGTGGCCTACCTGCGCTCGCGCGGCCGGCGGGTCTTCATCGACTGTGAGCACTTCTTCGACGGCTACCGGGCCAATCGCGACTACGCCCTCGCCGTGGTCCGCACCGCGTACGAGGCGGGGGCCGACGTCGTGGTGCTCTGCGACACCAACGGCGGGATGCTGCCCGGCGGCGTGCGCGAGATCGTCGCCGAGGTGCTGGCCGCCACCGGTGCCCGGCTCGGCATCCACGCGCAGGACGACACCGGCTGTGCGATCGCCAACACGCTGGCCGCGGTGGACGCCGGCGCCAGCCACGTCCAGTGCACGGCCAACGGCTACGGCGAGCGGGTGGGCAACGCCAACCTCTTCCCGGTGGTCGGCGCGTTGGAGATCAAGTACGGGCGCTCGGTGCTGCCGCTCGGCAAGTTGGCCGAGATGACCCGGATCTCGCACGCCATCGCCGAGGTGGTCAATCTGACTCCGGCCACCCACCAGCCCTACGTGGGGGTCTCGGCCTTCGCACACAAGGGCGGCCTGCACGCCTCCGCGATCAAGGTCGACCCGAACCTGTACCAGCACATCGACCCCGAACTCGTCGGCAACACGATGCGGATGCTGGTCTCCGACATGGCCGGGCGGGCCTCGATCGAGCTCAAGGGCCGGGAGCTGGGCTACGACCTGTCCGCCGAGCGCGAGTTGCTGGGCCGGGTGGTCGCCAGGGTCAAGGAGCAGGAGAACCTCGGCTACACCTACGAGGCCGCCGACGCCTCCTTCGAGCTGCTGCTGCGCGAGGAGGTGCACGGCAGTCGGCTGCGGTTCTTCACCCTGGAGTCCTGGCGCACCATCAGCGAGCAGCGGCAGGAGGGCGGTACGGGCAACGAGGCCACCGTGAAGCTCTGGGCCAAGGGTGAGCGGATCGTGGCCACCGGTGAGGGCAACGGCCCGGTGGACGCGCTGGACCGGGCGCTGCGCACCGCGCTGGAGCGGATCTACCCGCAGCTGGCCAAGCTGGAACTGGTGGACTACAAGGTCCGGATCCTGGAGGGCAGTCACGGCACAGGCTCGCGCACCCGGGTGCTGGTGGAGTCCGCCGACGGCACCGCCACCTGGTCCACCGTGGGGGTCGCCGACAACGTGATCGACGCCTCCTGGCACGCGCTGGAGGACGCCTACACCTACGTCCTGCTCAAGTCCGGCCTGGAACCCGGCCAGGACTGA
- a CDS encoding Uma2 family endonuclease — translation MTALMHEVTVTPSDEGDGLLDAFLELETPEGFKAELIEGEIILSPPPDGDHEAAIGRIVRQVFRRCEADLTFAGHKGLIVPDGRYIPDGTFADEGAFDGQPPWMLPDRVQMVVEVTSTDPSRDREAKRTGYAAAGIPLYLLVDRKADKVVLHSNPKSGDYRRVTSVAVGTPLDLPAPFGFALETERLT, via the coding sequence GTGACCGCACTGATGCATGAGGTGACTGTGACCCCGAGCGATGAGGGCGACGGCCTGCTGGATGCCTTCCTGGAGCTGGAGACCCCTGAAGGTTTCAAGGCTGAGCTCATCGAAGGGGAGATCATCTTGAGCCCACCGCCGGATGGCGACCACGAGGCCGCGATCGGTCGGATCGTCAGGCAGGTCTTCCGTCGATGCGAGGCGGACCTCACCTTCGCCGGCCACAAGGGCCTCATCGTTCCGGACGGGCGGTACATTCCGGACGGAACCTTCGCTGACGAGGGTGCGTTCGACGGGCAACCTCCATGGATGTTGCCCGACCGAGTGCAGATGGTCGTGGAGGTGACCTCCACCGATCCGAGTAGGGACCGGGAGGCCAAGCGGACCGGCTACGCCGCTGCAGGGATCCCGCTCTATCTCCTGGTGGACCGGAAGGCAGACAAGGTGGTGCTGCACAGCAACCCGAAGAGCGGGGACTACCGACGCGTCACGTCGGTTGCCGTCGGCACTCCCCTCGACCTCCCCGCCCCTTTCGGGTTCGCGTTGGAGACCGAGCGGTTGACCTGA
- a CDS encoding branched-chain amino acid aminotransferase has product MTTPTQAPITFELKPSAHPLSAAEREARLANPGFGRIFTDHMVTIRWTEGRGWHDAQLTPYAPLEMDPANMTLHYGQSIFEGLKAYRQPDGSIATFRPEANAARFQASARRIAMPELPTEAFVKAVELLVQQDRDWVPTQAEQSLYLRPFMFATEVGLGVRPANEYLFMVIASPAGAYFSGGVKPVSVWLSEEYVRAAPGGTGAAKFAGNYAASLVAQAQAAAQGCDQVVWLDAAEHKWIEEMGGMNLYFVFGEGEDARIVTPALSGALLPGITRDSLLTIAADLGYATEERRISTDEWKQGNADGTLTEVFACGTAAVITPVGTVKSARADWTVGKGEPGPVTMRLREALLALQGGTAKDTHGWMHPIV; this is encoded by the coding sequence ATGACCACGCCCACCCAGGCGCCCATCACGTTCGAGCTCAAGCCTTCCGCGCACCCGCTGTCCGCGGCGGAGCGCGAGGCCCGGCTGGCGAACCCCGGCTTCGGCCGGATCTTCACCGACCACATGGTCACCATTCGCTGGACCGAGGGCCGCGGCTGGCACGACGCCCAACTCACCCCGTACGCGCCGCTGGAGATGGACCCGGCGAACATGACCCTGCACTACGGGCAGTCGATCTTCGAGGGTCTCAAGGCCTACCGCCAGCCCGACGGCTCGATCGCGACCTTCCGCCCCGAGGCCAACGCCGCCCGCTTCCAGGCCTCGGCCCGCCGCATCGCGATGCCCGAACTGCCCACCGAGGCCTTCGTCAAGGCCGTCGAGCTGCTGGTCCAGCAGGACCGCGACTGGGTGCCGACCCAGGCCGAGCAGAGCCTGTACCTGCGGCCCTTCATGTTCGCCACCGAGGTCGGTCTGGGTGTCCGCCCGGCCAACGAGTACCTCTTCATGGTGATCGCCTCCCCGGCCGGTGCCTACTTCTCCGGTGGCGTGAAGCCGGTCTCGGTCTGGCTCTCCGAGGAGTACGTGCGCGCCGCGCCCGGTGGCACCGGTGCCGCCAAGTTCGCCGGCAACTACGCCGCTTCGCTGGTCGCCCAGGCGCAGGCCGCCGCGCAGGGCTGCGACCAGGTGGTCTGGCTGGACGCGGCCGAGCACAAGTGGATCGAGGAGATGGGGGGCATGAACCTGTACTTCGTCTTCGGCGAGGGCGAGGACGCCCGGATCGTCACCCCGGCCCTCTCCGGCGCGCTGCTGCCCGGCATCACCCGCGACTCGCTGCTCACCATCGCCGCCGACCTCGGCTACGCCACCGAGGAGCGCCGGATCTCCACCGACGAGTGGAAGCAGGGCAACGCCGACGGCACCCTGACCGAGGTCTTCGCCTGCGGCACCGCCGCCGTGATCACCCCGGTCGGCACGGTCAAGTCCGCCCGCGCCGACTGGACGGTGGGCAAGGGCGAGCCCGGCCCGGTCACCATGCGCCTGCGCGAGGCCCTGCTGGCCCTGCAGGGCGGCACTGCCAAGGACACCCACGGCTGGATGCACCCGATCGTCTGA
- a CDS encoding 3-isopropylmalate dehydrogenase, which yields MSRSLRLAVIPGDGIGQEVVAEGLKVLAAALPGDVKLETTEYDLGARRYHASGETLPDEVLAELKTHDAILLGAIGDPSVPSGVLERGLLLKLRFAFDHHINLRPGKLFPGVASPLAGSPQIDFVVVREGTEGPYVGNGGSLRTGTEQEVATEVSLNTAFGIERVVRDAYRRAAARPRKKLTLVHKNNVLVHAGHLWTRIFQQVGQEFPEVSTDYLHVDAATIFFVTQPERFDVIVTDNLFGDILTDLAAAVTGGIGLAASGNINPSGAFPSMFEPVHGSAPDIAGQGKADPTATVLSVAMLLDHLGFTAEAAKVEAAVAADLAERGNAGTRSTTEVGDALVGRVSG from the coding sequence ATGTCTCGCAGCCTTCGTCTCGCAGTGATCCCCGGTGACGGTATCGGCCAGGAAGTGGTGGCCGAGGGCCTCAAGGTGCTTGCCGCCGCCCTCCCCGGTGACGTCAAGCTGGAGACCACCGAGTACGACCTCGGTGCCCGCCGCTACCACGCATCCGGTGAGACCCTGCCGGACGAGGTCCTCGCGGAGCTGAAGACGCACGACGCGATCCTGCTCGGCGCGATCGGCGACCCCTCCGTCCCGTCCGGGGTGCTGGAGCGCGGGCTACTGCTCAAGCTGCGGTTCGCCTTCGACCACCACATCAACCTGCGTCCGGGCAAGCTCTTCCCCGGCGTGGCCTCGCCGCTGGCCGGCAGCCCCCAGATCGACTTCGTGGTCGTCCGCGAGGGCACCGAGGGCCCCTACGTCGGCAACGGCGGCTCGCTGCGCACCGGTACCGAGCAGGAGGTGGCCACCGAGGTCAGCCTCAACACCGCCTTCGGCATCGAGCGGGTGGTCCGCGACGCGTACCGCCGGGCCGCCGCCCGCCCGCGCAAGAAGCTGACCCTGGTCCACAAGAACAACGTGCTGGTGCACGCCGGCCACCTGTGGACCCGGATCTTCCAGCAGGTCGGCCAGGAGTTCCCCGAGGTCAGCACCGACTACCTGCACGTGGACGCGGCGACCATCTTCTTCGTCACCCAGCCCGAGCGGTTCGACGTGATCGTCACCGACAACCTGTTCGGCGACATCCTGACCGACCTGGCCGCCGCCGTCACCGGCGGTATCGGCCTGGCCGCGAGCGGCAACATCAACCCCTCCGGCGCCTTCCCCTCGATGTTCGAGCCGGTGCACGGCTCCGCCCCGGACATCGCGGGCCAGGGCAAGGCCGACCCGACCGCCACCGTGCTCTCGGTCGCCATGCTCCTGGACCACCTCGGCTTCACCGCCGAGGCGGCCAAGGTCGAAGCCGCGGTGGCCGCCGACCTGGCCGAGCGCGGCAACGCCGGCACCCGCAGCACCACCGAGGTCGGCGACGCGCTCGTCGGCCGAGTATCCGGCTGA
- a CDS encoding Uma2 family endonuclease: MSVAPFPDWLRPPAGGWTAEDLDRLPDLPPHTELIDGSLIFVSTQTVFHFRTLRLLEHALLAVIPAGWDVWREFSVVLGKRNRPEPDLAVAPLSAETGPKDTWIKAEDVLLAVEVVSEESQERDREVKPRKYAAAGIRYFWRVESNEGSPVVYTYERDPATNSYVPTGIFHDRLTIEHPFPMDVKLS, translated from the coding sequence ATGAGCGTCGCACCGTTCCCGGACTGGCTGCGGCCCCCGGCTGGCGGCTGGACGGCCGAGGACTTGGACCGGCTCCCCGACCTGCCTCCGCACACGGAGCTGATCGACGGGAGTCTGATCTTCGTGAGCACACAGACGGTTTTTCACTTCCGGACACTTCGGTTGCTGGAGCACGCGTTGCTCGCGGTGATCCCAGCTGGCTGGGACGTCTGGCGCGAGTTCTCCGTGGTGCTGGGGAAGCGGAACCGGCCCGAACCGGACCTGGCGGTGGCTCCGCTGTCGGCGGAAACCGGACCCAAGGACACCTGGATCAAGGCCGAGGACGTCCTGCTCGCGGTGGAGGTCGTCTCGGAGGAGTCGCAGGAGCGAGACCGCGAGGTCAAGCCCCGTAAGTACGCCGCAGCCGGAATCCGCTACTTCTGGCGCGTCGAGAGCAACGAGGGCAGTCCGGTCGTCTACACCTACGAACGCGACCCGGCCACCAACAGCTACGTCCCGACCGGCATCTTCCACGACCGCCTGACGATCGAGCACCCCTTCCCGATGGACGTCAAGCTCTCCTAG